From Ancylobacter pratisalsi, one genomic window encodes:
- a CDS encoding SDR family oxidoreductase, which translates to MQRTFLITGASKGIGLALSERLSAQGHRVIGIARNRSDGFPGELHTLDLSAKEAGERLAQIIAADPVDGIVNNVGLVRAEPLGAIDAATLDEVLRTNLHPALDAVQAALPGMKARGWGRVVNIASLTILGAVERTAYAAAKAALVSFTRSWALELATTGITVNAVAPGPTETELFRANNAPGSVGEARYLSGVPMGRFGTPQEIAAAIAFLLSDDAAFITGQTLHVDGGASIGRASL; encoded by the coding sequence ATGCAACGGACCTTCCTCATTACCGGCGCCAGCAAGGGCATCGGTCTCGCTCTCTCGGAGCGCCTGTCGGCGCAGGGCCATCGTGTCATAGGGATCGCTCGGAACCGGAGCGACGGTTTTCCCGGAGAGCTGCACACGCTCGATCTCAGTGCCAAGGAGGCGGGTGAGCGTCTGGCACAGATCATCGCGGCCGATCCGGTCGACGGCATCGTCAACAATGTCGGGCTGGTGCGCGCCGAGCCGCTCGGGGCGATCGACGCCGCGACGCTCGACGAGGTGCTGCGGACCAATCTCCATCCCGCGCTCGACGCTGTCCAGGCCGCTTTGCCGGGCATGAAGGCGCGCGGCTGGGGGCGGGTGGTCAACATCGCCAGCCTCACCATCCTCGGTGCCGTGGAGCGCACAGCCTATGCCGCTGCGAAGGCGGCGCTGGTGAGCTTCACCCGCAGCTGGGCGCTGGAGCTTGCGACCACCGGCATCACCGTCAATGCGGTTGCGCCCGGGCCGACCGAGACTGAGCTGTTCCGCGCCAACAACGCGCCGGGCAGCGTCGGCGAGGCACGCTACCTGTCCGGCGTGCCGATGGGGCGGTTCGGCACGCCGCAGGAAATCGCCGCCGCCATCGCCTTCCTGTTGTCCGACGATGCGGCCTTCATCACCGGCCAGACGCTGCATGTGGATGGAGGCGCCTCGATCGGCAGGGCCTCGCTCTGA
- a CDS encoding peroxiredoxin-like family protein: MSLQAKLDAFKADFQAGKPPYNVPRSVIETMHRATAELVASGAAQRALKAGDRIPAFTLVDPDGNAVSSASLLSKGPLVISFYRGVWCPYCNMELQALQEALPKFQELGASLIAISPQNPVNSRKSVRQNALSFPILSDPHNDVAAAFGLRFALPDYLVDLYKSLKNDLPAFNGDPSWTLPMPARFVVAEDGTILYAEVNPDYTRRPEPVDMLPALRRARSATPA, translated from the coding sequence ATGTCCCTTCAGGCAAAGCTCGACGCCTTCAAGGCCGATTTCCAGGCCGGCAAACCGCCCTACAATGTGCCCCGTTCGGTCATCGAGACGATGCACCGCGCCACCGCTGAACTCGTTGCCTCTGGCGCGGCGCAACGGGCACTCAAGGCCGGTGACCGGATTCCGGCCTTCACCCTCGTCGATCCGGACGGCAACGCCGTCTCTTCGGCGTCGCTTTTGAGCAAGGGGCCGCTCGTCATCAGCTTCTATCGCGGCGTCTGGTGCCCCTACTGCAACATGGAACTACAGGCGCTTCAGGAGGCGCTTCCAAAGTTCCAGGAGCTGGGCGCGAGCCTCATCGCGATCTCGCCCCAGAACCCGGTCAACAGCCGCAAGTCGGTCCGCCAGAACGCGCTGTCCTTCCCGATCCTGTCGGACCCACACAACGATGTCGCCGCCGCCTTCGGCCTGCGGTTCGCGCTGCCGGACTATCTGGTCGACCTCTACAAATCGCTGAAGAACGACTTGCCGGCCTTCAATGGCGACCCGAGTTGGACCCTGCCGATGCCGGCCCGCTTCGTGGTCGCCGAGGACGGCACGATCCTCTATGCCGAGGTCAATCCCGACTATACGCGCCGGCCCGAGCCGGTCGACATGCTGCCCGCGCTTCGCCGCGCCCGAAGCGCGACGCCCGCCTGA
- a CDS encoding enoyl-CoA hydratase/isomerase family protein: MVFNGHTHEQFVELFHQIGADPDNRVVILTGSGDAFMDAISPGGFDFFSPRGYDKIYREGKKVLMNILDIEVPMITALNGPVLLHSEYALLTDIILATPETVFQDKPHFDFGIVPGDGVNLLWPEVIGSVRGRYVIFTRQVLDAATAKEWGVVNEIVPADRLLARAREIAEGIAALPPLTSRYTRIALTQKLRRIIDEGVGYGPALEGISAAEVARSMAAAD; this comes from the coding sequence CTGGTCTTCAACGGCCATACCCACGAGCAGTTCGTCGAACTGTTCCACCAGATCGGCGCGGACCCCGACAATCGGGTCGTGATCCTGACCGGATCGGGCGACGCCTTCATGGATGCGATCAGCCCCGGGGGCTTCGATTTCTTCTCGCCGCGCGGCTACGACAAGATCTATCGCGAGGGCAAGAAGGTGCTCATGAACATCCTCGACATCGAGGTGCCGATGATCACCGCGCTCAACGGCCCCGTCTTGCTGCACAGCGAATATGCGCTGCTGACCGACATCATTCTCGCCACGCCGGAAACCGTGTTCCAGGACAAGCCGCATTTCGACTTCGGTATTGTGCCGGGCGACGGCGTCAACCTGCTCTGGCCGGAAGTCATCGGCAGCGTGCGCGGCCGCTATGTCATCTTCACCCGGCAGGTGCTCGACGCCGCGACGGCGAAGGAATGGGGCGTGGTCAACGAGATCGTCCCGGCCGACAGGCTACTCGCCCGCGCCCGTGAGATCGCCGAGGGGATCGCCGCCCTGCCGCCGCTCACCAGCCGCTACACCCGCATCGCACTGACGCAGAAGCTGCGCCGGATCATCGACGAGGGGGTCGGCTATGGCCCGGCGCTTGAAGGCATCAGCGCCGCCGAGGTTGCCCGTTCGATGGCGGCTGCCGACTGA
- a CDS encoding glutathione S-transferase family protein yields the protein MIEVYAFATPNSVKVPIALEEMGLTYELRPVNVRKGEQKSAAFLALNPNGKVPVLVERDGDAAFVLTESAAILVHLAQRSGLLLPADVERRARVFEQLFFHASALSPAFGNAGFFKRSSPEPQPIAEARFSGEAERILDLLEAKLAIQRFAAGDDFTIADIAHFGWLWRRAFPGVTLDTRPNLSRWYDAITARPAVQRAIARVEALVPAA from the coding sequence ATGATCGAAGTCTACGCATTCGCCACGCCCAACAGCGTCAAGGTCCCGATCGCGCTGGAGGAGATGGGCCTCACCTACGAACTGCGGCCGGTGAACGTCCGCAAGGGTGAGCAGAAGAGTGCCGCGTTTTTGGCCCTGAATCCCAACGGCAAGGTGCCGGTGCTGGTCGAGCGCGATGGCGACGCCGCCTTCGTACTGACCGAGAGCGCGGCGATCCTGGTCCATCTCGCGCAAAGGAGCGGTCTGCTGCTGCCGGCTGACGTAGAGCGACGGGCGCGCGTCTTCGAACAGCTGTTTTTCCACGCCTCGGCGCTGAGCCCGGCCTTCGGCAATGCCGGCTTCTTCAAGCGATCATCGCCCGAGCCCCAGCCCATCGCGGAAGCCCGTTTCTCCGGCGAGGCGGAACGCATTCTCGATCTTCTCGAAGCCAAGCTGGCGATCCAGCGCTTCGCTGCGGGCGACGACTTCACCATCGCTGATATCGCCCATTTCGGCTGGCTGTGGCGGCGCGCATTTCCCGGCGTCACGCTTGATACCCGACCCAACCTTTCCCGCTGGTACGACGCGATCACCGCCCGGCCCGCTGTGCAACGCGCCATTGCCCGCGTCGAGGCGCTCGTCCCCGCTGCCTGA
- a CDS encoding LysR family transcriptional regulator, protein MDRFQAMQTFVTVVEAGSFSAAARQIGVGQPAISKTIAQLEDRLQVRLLIRSTHSLAPTDAGVRFYERARSAVREAEEAELEARGAGASLSGRLRVSAATTFARLLIVPRLPQFLARHPDIEVDVLLDDRVIDLASEGIDLALRMGELTDSSAIARRIARGRRSVIATPSYLARAGTPQAPADLAAHEAIVYSQLGNNWTFRRNGTEASVAVRGRVRLSAAEGIRAAVLADMGLTVNSDWMFAPELKSGAVRRVLEDWELPPVDLWAVFPTGRLASAKARAFADYVESILGSGPIDVSGSI, encoded by the coding sequence ATGGATCGTTTTCAGGCCATGCAGACCTTCGTGACGGTGGTGGAGGCGGGATCGTTCTCTGCTGCCGCACGGCAGATCGGCGTCGGCCAGCCGGCCATCTCGAAGACGATCGCCCAGCTTGAGGATCGCCTTCAGGTGCGCCTACTCATCCGCTCGACGCATAGCCTCGCGCCGACCGATGCGGGCGTGCGCTTCTATGAACGAGCGCGATCGGCGGTCCGGGAGGCGGAGGAAGCCGAACTGGAGGCGCGAGGCGCGGGCGCCAGCCTGTCGGGACGCCTGCGCGTCTCCGCAGCCACGACTTTCGCGCGCCTACTCATCGTTCCGCGCCTGCCGCAATTCCTCGCACGCCACCCCGACATCGAAGTCGACGTGCTGCTCGATGACCGGGTCATTGATCTCGCCTCCGAGGGCATCGATCTGGCCCTGAGGATGGGGGAATTGACCGATTCCTCCGCCATCGCCCGACGGATCGCCCGCGGGCGACGCTCCGTTATCGCGACCCCCTCTTATCTTGCGCGCGCGGGCACACCGCAGGCCCCAGCGGATCTCGCGGCGCATGAAGCGATCGTCTACAGCCAGCTCGGCAATAACTGGACCTTCCGCCGAAACGGGACAGAGGCCTCCGTCGCGGTCAGAGGTCGCGTGCGGTTGAGTGCCGCGGAGGGCATCCGCGCGGCCGTGCTCGCCGATATGGGGCTGACCGTCAACTCCGACTGGATGTTCGCCCCCGAACTGAAGAGCGGCGCGGTGCGGCGCGTGCTTGAGGACTGGGAGCTGCCGCCGGTCGATCTGTGGGCCGTGTTCCCGACCGGGCGCCTCGCCAGCGCAAAGGCGCGCGCCTTTGCTGATTATGTGGAGAGCATCCTAGGGTCAGGGCCCATTGATGTGAGCGGCTCGATATGA
- a CDS encoding DUF1254 domain-containing protein, translating to MKPRTALAGTMLAASLLLGVGAGHAQDLTQEEANTIAVEAYLYVYPLVTMDLTRRQMTSLDPAKNAFGGPENWFTNVRAYPPANEKAVVRPNFDTLYSSTFLDLSKEPAIVSVPDTGGRYYLLPMLDMWTDVFASPGWRTTGTKATNFLVTPPGWRPDVGEDFAKTLGLPDGTRRIEAPTPLVWIIGRTKTDGPSDYAAVHKIQDGFKITPLSKWGQEISPPKFSPDPTVDTKTPPKIQVDTMAGKDYFAYAAELMKVAPPHLTDQPIIARMERLGLRRGQSFDVDGADPVVKAAIEAAPKTAQQLMAWKAPRIAQTVNGWSMDVDTVGVYGDYYLKRAILTQIGLGANVPQDAIYPIAVTDGDGQPLDGTNRYVLHFEASQIPPVDAFWSVTIYDDDGFQVANSLNRFALSSWMPLKRNPNGSIDLYFQKDSPGNDKEANWLPAPDGPFNVTMRLYAPRPEALIGKWAPPAIAKVK from the coding sequence ATGAAGCCACGAACAGCACTAGCGGGAACGATGCTCGCGGCCTCCCTCTTGTTGGGAGTTGGGGCCGGCCACGCTCAAGATCTCACCCAAGAAGAGGCGAACACGATCGCGGTGGAGGCGTATCTGTACGTCTATCCGCTCGTCACCATGGACCTGACGAGGCGGCAGATGACCAGTCTGGATCCCGCCAAGAATGCGTTCGGCGGGCCGGAGAACTGGTTCACGAATGTTCGTGCCTATCCGCCCGCGAACGAAAAGGCGGTCGTTCGGCCGAATTTCGATACGCTCTACTCCTCCACTTTCCTCGACTTGTCCAAGGAGCCCGCTATCGTATCGGTTCCCGATACCGGCGGGCGCTACTACCTGCTTCCCATGCTCGACATGTGGACAGACGTCTTCGCTTCACCCGGCTGGCGGACGACCGGCACCAAGGCGACGAACTTTCTCGTGACCCCGCCCGGCTGGCGGCCGGACGTCGGCGAGGATTTCGCCAAGACGCTCGGCCTTCCCGACGGCACGCGCAGGATCGAAGCGCCGACGCCGCTCGTCTGGATCATCGGGCGCACCAAGACTGACGGCCCTTCGGACTACGCGGCCGTTCACAAGATTCAGGACGGTTTCAAGATCACTCCCCTGTCAAAGTGGGGGCAGGAGATCTCGCCGCCGAAGTTCTCGCCGGACCCGACCGTCGACACGAAGACGCCGCCGAAGATCCAGGTCGACACCATGGCTGGGAAGGATTATTTCGCCTACGCTGCCGAGCTTATGAAGGTCGCCCCTCCGCACCTCACAGACCAGCCGATCATCGCGCGCATGGAGCGACTTGGCCTACGGCGAGGCCAGAGCTTCGATGTCGACGGCGCCGATCCGGTCGTGAAGGCCGCCATTGAGGCCGCGCCCAAGACCGCGCAACAGCTGATGGCCTGGAAGGCACCTAGGATCGCGCAAACCGTCAACGGGTGGTCGATGGATGTCGACACGGTAGGCGTCTACGGCGACTATTATCTGAAGCGGGCGATCCTGACGCAGATCGGGCTCGGCGCCAACGTGCCGCAGGATGCGATCTACCCGATCGCGGTGACCGACGGCGACGGACAGCCGCTCGACGGTACGAACCGGTACGTTCTGCATTTCGAGGCGTCCCAGATTCCGCCGGTCGACGCCTTCTGGTCAGTCACCATCTATGATGACGACGGCTTTCAGGTCGCCAACAGCCTGAACCGGTTCGCGCTTTCGAGCTGGATGCCTCTCAAACGTAACCCCAATGGGTCTATCGACCTTTATTTCCAGAAGGATAGCCCCGGCAACGACAAAGAGGCGAACTGGCTGCCGGCGCCAGACGGGCCGTTTAACGTAACCATGCGGCTTTACGCACCTCGTCCCGAGGCGCTGATCGGGAAATGGGCGCCGCCGGCGATCGCCAAGGTCAAATAG